A window from Hemicordylus capensis ecotype Gifberg chromosome 2, rHemCap1.1.pri, whole genome shotgun sequence encodes these proteins:
- the ORMDL2 gene encoding ORM1-like protein 2, with amino-acid sequence MNVGVAHSEVNPNTRVMNSRGIWLAYSISVAVLHIILLSIPFFSVPVVWTLTNVIHNLAMYWLLHTVKGTPFETPDQGKDRLLTHWEQIDYGTQWTSSRKFLSISPIVLYILTSFYTKYDPVHFIINTVSLLSVLLPKLPQFHGVRIFGINKY; translated from the exons ATGAATGTTGGCGTGGCTCACAGTGAAGTAAATCCCAACACACGAGTGATGAACAGccgaggcatctggctggcctaCAGCATCTCTGTGGCTGTCCTGCACATCATCCTTCTCAGCATCCCCTTTTTTAGTGTCCCTGTGGTCTGGACCCTGACCAATGTCATTCATAATCTG gcAATGTACTGGCTCCTGCACACAGTGAAAGGGACTCCTTTTGAAACGCCAGACCAGGGCAAGGATCGACTCCTCACGCACTGGGAGCAAATAGACTACGGTACACAATGGACGTCTTCTCGCAAGTTCCTCAGCATCTCACCGATAGTCCT CTATATCCTGACCAGCTTTTATACCAAATATGATCCTGTGCACTTCATAATCAACACCGTCTCCCTGCTGAGTGTCCTCCTGCCCAAGCTCCCCCAGTTCCATGGCGTCCGCATCTTTGGTATCAACAAATACTAA